The sequence GATGGCCGACCGGCTCGACAACAGCTTCAACCAGGCCGTCCAGGCAATTCTCGATTGCAATGGTCGGGTGATCGTCTCGGGGATGGGGAAATCGGGCCTGATCGGGAAAAAGATCGTAGCGACGTTTAATTCCACCGGTATCGCCGCCATCTTCCTGCATCCGGCCGAGGCCATGCACGGTGATATCGGACTGGTGCAGCGTGATGATCTGCTCATGGTGATTTCCAAGTCGGGGCGGCTGGGAGAATCGGAACTGATCCTGATCGCCGCCAAGCGCCTTAATATTCGGATCATCTGTCTCGCCGGCACACTCGAATCCGAGATGGCCCAACGGTCGGATATCGTCCTTGATTGCACGGTCGAAAAGGAAGCTTGCCCCAACAACCTCGTGCCGACATCGTCCTCAACTGCCGCCCTGGTCATGGGCGATGCCCTGGCGGTGGCGCTGCTGAAAGCCCGCAATTTCACCACCGACGATTTCGCCCAGCTCCACCCCGGCGGATTCCTTGGCATGCGACTGCTCAAACGGGTCAGCGAGGTTCACCATTCCGGCGACGAGATCCCGATTGTCCAATCCGGCGCCTCCATGTCGGAAATGATCCTCCAGATGACCGGCAAACGCCTCGGCTGCGTGGTCATGACCGATGCCGATGGCCGGGTGGCGGGGATCTTCACCGATGGCGACTTGCGCCGC is a genomic window of Bacteroidota bacterium containing:
- a CDS encoding KpsF/GutQ family sugar-phosphate isomerase; translated protein: MNDDLLKYARDTIRAEADAVSAMADRLDNSFNQAVQAILDCNGRVIVSGMGKSGLIGKKIVATFNSTGIAAIFLHPAEAMHGDIGLVQRDDLLMVISKSGRLGESELILIAAKRLNIRIICLAGTLESEMAQRSDIVLDCTVEKEACPNNLVPTSSSTAALVMGDALAVALLKARNFTTDDFAQLHPGGFLGMRLLKRVSEVHHSGDEIPIVQSGASMSEMILQMTGKRLGCVVMTDADGRVAGIFTDGDLRR